In a single window of the Elaeis guineensis isolate ETL-2024a chromosome 6, EG11, whole genome shotgun sequence genome:
- the LOC105046783 gene encoding glutathione S-transferase U19, translating to MAPEKAVVLLDERVSPFGQRVRIALAEKGVEHEYREEDLTNKSPLLLKSNPVYKKIPVLIHNGKPICESLIIVQHIDEVWVHGSPLLPADPYERANARFWADFVDKKIYDSGARMLRYTGEAHEEAKEEFLENLKLLEGELQDKTYFGGENFGLVDIAFVPFTTWFYTFEFYGNFSIEEEFPKLVAWGKRCMERESVSKSLQDPLEVYELLAYLIKKKYGKV from the exons ATGGCACCGGAGAAGGCAGTGGTGCTGCTCGACGAGAGGGTGAGCCCCTTCGGGCAGCGTGTGAGGATCGCGCTGGCGGAGAAAGGGGTGGAGCACGAGTACCGGGAGGAGGATTTGACCAACAAGAGCCCGCTGTTGCTCAAATCCAATCCTGTTTATAAGAAGATTCCTGTCCTCATCCATAACGGCAAGCCCATCTGTGAATCTCTCATCATCGTCCAGCACATTGACGAGGTGTGGGTCCATGGCTCCCCGCTGCTCCCCGCCGACCCCTACGAACGGGCCAACGCTCGCTTCTGGGCGGACTTCGTCGACAAGAAG ATTTATGACTCTGGGGCGAGGATGCTGAGATATACAGGAGAAGCCCATGAGGAAGCAAAGGAGGAATTCCTCGAGAACCTGAAGCTTCTGGAAGGCGAACTCCAAGACAAGACCTACTTTGGAGGAGAGAATTTTGGTTTAGTTGACATAGCCTTCGTGCCCTTCACAACTTGGTTCTACACTTTTGAGTTTTATGGTAACTTCAGCATTGAAGAAGAGTTCCCCAAGCTGGTAGCTTGGGGCAAAAGGTGCATGGAGAGGGAGAGCGTGTCTAAATCCCTTCAGGACCCCCTAGAGGTTTATGAGCTTCTAGCATACTTGATAAAGAAGAAGTATGGGAAGGTGTAG